In one Nicotiana tomentosiformis chromosome 6, ASM39032v3, whole genome shotgun sequence genomic region, the following are encoded:
- the LOC104087301 gene encoding uncharacterized protein isoform X2 codes for MLLAYLWSEDVIACDVVNPDHIDVEFDSIGGLESIKQALYELVILPMRRPELFSHGKLLGPQKGVLLYGPPGTGKTMLAKAIAKESGAVFINVRISNLMSKWFGDAQKLVSAVFSLAYKLQPAIIFIDEVDSFLGQRKTSDHEALTNMKTEFMALWDGFTTDQNARVMVLAATNRPSELDEAILRRLPQAFEIGFPDRRERIEILKVILRGERVEDNIDYDRIASLCDGYTGSDLLELCKKAAYFPIRDLLNDEKNGNPSAEPRPLSESDLEKVVATSKKTQVAANEYNTLRSQFVGLSRHTDRDDYPVQAAISELSKLVVSQILNLQIDNQDS; via the exons ATGCTACTGGCTTATTTATGGTCAGAG GATGTGATAGCCTGTGATGTAGTGAACCCTGATCATATAGATGTGGAGTTTGATTCCATTGGTGGGTTGGAATCCATTAAGCAAGCATTATATGAATTAGTAATTCTTCCCATGCGGAGACCTGAGCTATTTTCTCATGGAAAGCTGCTGGGTCCGCAAAAAGGAGTCCTGCTTTATGGACCACCTGGGACTGGAAAGACTATGCTTGCCAAAGCAATTGCTAAAGAGTCTGGTGCGGTTTTTATTAACGTGAGAATATCAAATCTGATGAGCAAGTGGTTCGGTGATGCACAAAAATTAG TTTCTGCCGTATTTAGTTTGGCATATAAGCTCCAGCCAGCAATTATATTTATTGATGAAGTGGATAGCTTTTTGGGTCAGCGCAAGACTTCAGATCATGAAGCATTAACAAATATGAAGACTGAATTCATGGCTTTATGGGATGGTTTTACCACAGATC AGAATGCACGGGTAATGGTTCTTGCTGCAACTAATCGCCCATCTGAGCTTGATGAAGCAATTCTTCGACGTCTTCCTCAGGCCTTTGAGATTGGATTCCCCGACCGTAGAGAGAGAATTGAGATTCTGAAGGTGATCCTGAGGGGAGAGAGAGTGGAAGATAACATTGACTATGACCGCATTGCTAGTTTATGTGATGGATACACTGGTTCAGATCTTCTTGAGCTCTGTAAAAAAGCTGCCTACTTTCCTATCCGTGACCTGCTTAATGACGAGAAAAATGGAAATCCTTCCGCG GAGCCAAGGCCATTATCAGAATCCGATTTGGAGAAAGTTGTAGCTACGTCAAAAAAGACACAGGTTGCTGCAAATGAATACAATACATTACGTTCACAGTTTGTTGGATTGTCAAGGCACACAGACAGAGATGATTATCCAGTCCAAGCTGCAATTAGCGAGCTTTCTAAGCTTGTGGTTTCACAAATTTTAAATCTCCAGATAGATAACCAGGATTCTTAA
- the LOC104087301 gene encoding uncharacterized protein isoform X1, with protein sequence MKSNSSETKFVQELILYAASAALSCLVLFVGLRQLDPNREASKKALEHKKEIAKRLGRPLIHTNPYEDVIACDVVNPDHIDVEFDSIGGLESIKQALYELVILPMRRPELFSHGKLLGPQKGVLLYGPPGTGKTMLAKAIAKESGAVFINVRISNLMSKWFGDAQKLVSAVFSLAYKLQPAIIFIDEVDSFLGQRKTSDHEALTNMKTEFMALWDGFTTDQNARVMVLAATNRPSELDEAILRRLPQAFEIGFPDRRERIEILKVILRGERVEDNIDYDRIASLCDGYTGSDLLELCKKAAYFPIRDLLNDEKNGNPSAEPRPLSESDLEKVVATSKKTQVAANEYNTLRSQFVGLSRHTDRDDYPVQAAISELSKLVVSQILNLQIDNQDS encoded by the exons ATGAAGAGTAATTCTTCAGAGACGAAATTCGTGCAAGAGTTGATTCTGTACGCGGCAAGCGCTGCTCTTAGCTGCCTCGTGTTGTTTGTGGGGCTCCGACAGCTTGACCCGAACCGGGAAGCATCCAAGAAGGCTCTGGAACACAAGAAGGAAATTGCTAAGCGTCTGGGCCGACCCCTCATTCATACCAATCCTTATGAG GATGTGATAGCCTGTGATGTAGTGAACCCTGATCATATAGATGTGGAGTTTGATTCCATTGGTGGGTTGGAATCCATTAAGCAAGCATTATATGAATTAGTAATTCTTCCCATGCGGAGACCTGAGCTATTTTCTCATGGAAAGCTGCTGGGTCCGCAAAAAGGAGTCCTGCTTTATGGACCACCTGGGACTGGAAAGACTATGCTTGCCAAAGCAATTGCTAAAGAGTCTGGTGCGGTTTTTATTAACGTGAGAATATCAAATCTGATGAGCAAGTGGTTCGGTGATGCACAAAAATTAG TTTCTGCCGTATTTAGTTTGGCATATAAGCTCCAGCCAGCAATTATATTTATTGATGAAGTGGATAGCTTTTTGGGTCAGCGCAAGACTTCAGATCATGAAGCATTAACAAATATGAAGACTGAATTCATGGCTTTATGGGATGGTTTTACCACAGATC AGAATGCACGGGTAATGGTTCTTGCTGCAACTAATCGCCCATCTGAGCTTGATGAAGCAATTCTTCGACGTCTTCCTCAGGCCTTTGAGATTGGATTCCCCGACCGTAGAGAGAGAATTGAGATTCTGAAGGTGATCCTGAGGGGAGAGAGAGTGGAAGATAACATTGACTATGACCGCATTGCTAGTTTATGTGATGGATACACTGGTTCAGATCTTCTTGAGCTCTGTAAAAAAGCTGCCTACTTTCCTATCCGTGACCTGCTTAATGACGAGAAAAATGGAAATCCTTCCGCG GAGCCAAGGCCATTATCAGAATCCGATTTGGAGAAAGTTGTAGCTACGTCAAAAAAGACACAGGTTGCTGCAAATGAATACAATACATTACGTTCACAGTTTGTTGGATTGTCAAGGCACACAGACAGAGATGATTATCCAGTCCAAGCTGCAATTAGCGAGCTTTCTAAGCTTGTGGTTTCACAAATTTTAAATCTCCAGATAGATAACCAGGATTCTTAA